AATGCGCTGATCAAGAAGATGAACCCGGAGATGACCGACGACCTGCTGGCCTATTCGGTCGCCAAGATGAAGGAGTACGGCATCGTCGATTCCGGCGACAGCGTGGAGAAGGGCATCGGCGCCATGACGGAGGAGCGCATCGCCAGCTTCTTCGACAAGATGGTGCGGGCCGGCGTGGTCAAGTCGACGATCGACTATCGCAAGTCCTACACGTTGCGTTTCGTCAACAAGAGCGTCGGCATCGATCTCCGGCCGAAGAAGTAGGACGCTTGAGCGGCACTTTCAGCAAATGAGCTCACCCCTTTCGTCCGAGCGCGCCGTCGCGACCGCGGTACGCCTGCGCGGCGTCACCAAGGTGTACGAGTCCGGCGTCGCCGCGCTGGGGCCGATCGATCTGACCATCGCCAAAGGCGAGTTCGTCTCGCTGCTCGGCCCCTCCGGCTGCGGCAAGTCGACGGCGCTGCGGCTGATCGCAGGCCTCGCGCGCCCGAGCGGCGGCGCGGTCGATGTCGCGGCGTCCGCGTCCGAGACGCATCCGGGCCATCGCATCGGCTTCGTGTTCCAGGAGCCGACCTTGATGCCCTGGACCAGCGTGCGCGACAATGTCGGATTGCCGTTGAAGCTTGCGCATGTCCCGGCCATGGAGGCGCGGCCGCGGATCGATGCGGCCTTGGCGCAGGTCGGCCTGTCGGATTTTGCCGATGCTTTCCCGCGCGAATTGTCCGGCGGCATGAAGATGCGCGCCTCGCTGGCGCGGGCGCTGGTGACGCGGCCCGACATCCTGCTGATGGACGAGCCGTTCGCGGCCCTCGACGAGATCACGCGCTTTCGCCTCAACAACGACCTGCTGGCGCTGTGGCGCAGCCTGAACATGACCGTCCTGTTCGTCACCCATTCGGTGTTCGAGTCGGTCTACCTGTCGCAGCGCGTGCTGGTGATGACGGCGCGGCCCGGCCGGCTCAGTGCCGAAATCCGGATCGACGTCGACTCGCGCGATGATGCGTTCCGGGCCTCGCCGGACTACGCCGCATACTGCCGTCGCGTCTCCGACGCGTTGGCGCCGGCCTACACCGGAGTGCATGCGCTGTGAGCGGTGCCTCCGAGCGAGCGACATCCGTTGCGGGCGAGCGGCTGGCGAGCCTCGCCTTTCCGGCCTTGGTTTTCGTCGCAGCGATGACGGCGTGGGAGTTGGTGGTGCGCGTCAACGGCATCCAGCCCTATGTGCTGCCGGGCCCGCTGCTCATCCTGAAGACGTTGGTTGCCGACTGGGACATTCTGGCGCAGTCGCTGCTGACGACACTGGTCACCACGCTCGAAGGCTTCATCGCTGCCGCGCTCGGCGGCATCGCGCTGGCGCTGTTGTTCAACCAGTCGAGATGGCTGGAATGGGCGCTGTTTCCCTATGCCGTAGTGCTGCAGGTCACCCCTGTGATCGCGGTCGCACCGCTGCTCCTGATCTATCTGCCGCAGCAGACCGCGGTGGTCGTATGCGCCTGGATCGTCGGCTTCTTCCCGGTGCTGTCCAACACCGCGCTCGGGCTCAACTCGGTCGATCGCAATCTCGCCGGCCTGTTCCAGCTCTACGGCGCCTCGCGCTGGCAGACCTTGCGCTATCTGAAACTGCCCGCCGCTCTGCCCTACATTCTCGGCGGTCTGCGCATCGCCGGCGGCCTGTCGCTGATCGGCGCCGTCGTCGCCGAGATCGCCGCGGGCAGCGCCGGCGCGGGCTCAGGGCTCGCCTATCGCATCGCCGAATCCGGCTATCGTCTCAACATACCCCGCATGTTCGCAGCGCTGGTGCTGCTGTCGGTCGCCGGGATTGTCATCTATGGCTTGCTGGCGCTAGTTTCGCACCTCGTTTTGCGGCGCTGGCACGAGAGCGCGCTTGGAAAGGACAGCTGATGGCGGCTACTTCGTCTGACAAGATCGATGTTCTGATCTATGGGCCGCTGCGGCCGATCCTGGAGAAAGGGTTCCCGGACGGCTTCACCGTGCACCATGCGACGACGCAGGCCGATCTCGAAGCGCTGCCGGCGGACGTGAAAGGGCGGATCCGCGGCGTCGCCGTGACCTTCCATACCGTGAAGACCGATGCCGCCGTGATGGCGATGCTGCCGAAGCTGGAGATGATCGCAAGCTTCGGCGTCGGCTATGACCATATCGCGGCCGCCCATGCCGGCCAGCACGGCATCATCGTCACCAACACGCCGGACGTGCTGACCGAGGAGGTCGCCGACGTCGCGCTCGGCCTGCTGATCGCTACCTGCCGCGAGTTCATCAAGGCCGATCGCTTCGTGCGCTCCGGCGAGTGGACGTCGAAGCCCTATCCGCTGAGCGTCGGCTCGCTGCGCGACCGCACCGTCGGCATGGTCGGCATGGGCCGCATCGGCCAGGCGATCGCGCGCCGGCTCGAAGCCTCGCTGGTGCCGGTGGTCTATCACTCGCGCAACCCGGCGGCGGGCGTCACCAACAAGCACTATCCCGACCTGCTCGCGATGGCCAGGGACGTCGATACGCTGGTCGTGATCGTGCCCGGCGGCGCCGGCACCAACAAAATCGTCAACGCCGAGGTGCTGAAGGCGCTGGGGCCGCGGGGCGTCGTCGTCAACGTCGCCCGCGGCTCGGTGATCGACGAGCAGGCTTTGGTCGAGGCGCTGAAGTCCGGGACGATTCTCGGGGCCGGCCTCGACGTGTTCGAGAAGGAGCCGGCGGTGCCGGACGCGCTCAAGGCGATGGACAATGTCGTGCTGCTGCCACACATCGGCTCGGCTGCCATCGTAACCCGCAACGCGATGGATCAGCTGGTGGTCGACAATCTCAAGGTCTGGTTTGCCGGCAAGCCGCCGCTGACGCCCGTTCCGGAAACGCCGGTGAAAGGCCGCTGATGAAACGCTCGCTCCCAATGCTGATCGCGCTGCTGTCGTCAGTGGCGAGCGTCCCTGCCGTCGCGCAGGACGCCGCCGGCCTGAAGAAAGCGATGATCGGGCAGTGGGAGCTTGCGACCACCGAGCGCAGCAAGACCTGCGTCGTGACCCTGAAGCCGGACGCGGCGCCGCGCGGGCAGAAGCTCGAGCTGGAGCCGGGCTGCGCCGCCGCGCTGCCCTTCACCAAGGACATCGCCGGCTGGACCGTGAAGGGCCTCGACATCGTCAGTCTCCAGGCCGCCAACGGCGAGGCGGTGATCGACTTCACCGAGGTCGAGGCCGGCATCTTTGAAGGACTGCGCCAGGGCGAGGGCGTCTACATCCTGCAGAACCTGGCGGCGGCGCGGTCGCTGGCGAAATCGATGGACCAGATGATTGGCGACTGGGCGATGGTCCGCGGCAACGGCGCCACGATCTGCAGCCTGGTGCTGACCAACAACGACGCCGGCCACGACAATTTCCAGGTGTTCGTGAAGCCTAAATGCGACCCCATGATCGCAGCGTTCGCGCCGAGCCAGTGGCGGCTCGAGCACGGCCAGATGATGCTGATGTCGGACCGCGGCGAGACCTGGCGGTTCGAGGCGGACGACAATGCGCAGTGGCGGCTGGTGCCCGACAGCGCCAATCCGCTGATCATGCTCAGGCAGTAGGACGAGACGCGCGCCGTTGAGCGCCCTTGCCGCGCGGCGGGCAAGCCTCTTCCGGCATCGGATTGGTTAACGGTCGGTTACGCGCCGGTTCCACTGATTGGAACTTGTTGTTTACGCATCTTGCGTCTGATGGTTGTACTCCATCGAGGGGGACCGCCATGCGTGAGTTGTTGCGCCGGTTCAACAGGTCGCTGCCGTCGTTCAGCCTCAACGACAAGATCTCTGCGGCTGCGGCCGCGTTCGCCGTCCTGGTGATGCTGTCGACACTGGGCGCGCTGTCGGCGCTGCGCGAGCAGCGCCTGTTCTACGATCGGCTCGAAGCGCTTTCCATTGCAGCCCGCAACATCGAGCGCACCAACGCGCTGATCTACGCGGTCGTGATGGAATCGCGCGGCATCTACATGTCGTTGGACCGCACCGTCGCGCGGCGCTACGCCGACTCGCAGCTTGCGAAGATTGCGCAGCTGAGCAAAGTGGTCGACGAATGGGAAAGCCGGGTCACAGATGACGACGCCGCGCTGTTCGCCCCGTTCAGGAAGCGGATCGATCAGTTCGTCGCATTCCGCACCGAGATGGCGCGGCAGACGATCTCGGTCGGATCGTCGGCGGCGCGCGAGCTCGGCGACAATGACGAGAATCGCGCGGTGCGCACCGCGCTCAACGAGGACCTCGAGAAGTTGTCGCGGCTCTATTCCGACCGCACCCGCGAGCTCGGCGAGGCGGCCGACGCGCGCGGCATGGCCGCGTTCTATCTGGGCACGCTCGGGGCGGTGATCATCGTGCTGATCGCGGCCGCGGCGCTGGCGCTGCGCTGGGGCGTGCTGATGCCGCTGCTGGACATCGCCCGCGTCACCGACCGCATCGCCGCCGGCCGCATCAAGCTCAAGATTCCCCATGCGCGGCGCCACGACGAGATCGGACGGGTCGCGCATGCGGTGGAGACTTTCCAGAACGGCGCCTTCCGGATTCAGGAGCTCGAGCAGCACGAGGTCGAGATCGAGCGCCAGCACGCCGACATCCTGCGCGAGCACGAGCGGCTGGAGCGGGGCGCGCTCAGCAACCAGCAGCGTCTGGATGCCGCAGTCGCCAACATGGCCCAGGGCCTGATCATGCTCGACAGCTTCGGCTATGTGCTGATCGTCAACGAGCAGTACCGCAAGCTCTACGGCGTTCCTGCCTCGGTTGCGAAGCCCGGTGCGCATGTACGCGAGATTCTCGCACACCGCGCCAAGCTCGGCCTGCTGCGTGAGAAGCCGTCGGAGTTCCTCGCCGCGCTACGGGAGCGCATGAAGGCGCGAAGGGCCGAGATCGTCGAGGTCGAGCTCGCCGACGGCCGCATCATCCGCATCTCGGAGCGTCCGATGGAAGGCGGCGGCTGGATCGCCACTCATGAGGATTTCACCGCGCAGCGCCGTGCCGAGCGCAAGCTCGTGCGCGCCGAATATTTCCTCGCCGCATTGCTGGAGAACATCCCGCAGGCGGTGCTGGCCAAGGATGCGCAGTCGCTGCGCTACATGTTCGTCAATCGCGCCGCCGAGCGTCTGTTCGGCGTGCCACGCAGCGACATCATCGGCCGCACGCCGGGCGAGCTGTTCTCCGCGCCGACCGGCGCAATCCTCGAGGAAGCCGCCCGCGACCAGTTCGCAGAGCACGGCGACGATGAGCCGCGAGCCCATAGCATCCTCACACCCGGGAACGGTCCGCGCGACATCGTCGTGCGCCGGCTGCCGGTCTCGATCGGCGAGGGCGAGCCGAAATATCTCCTCAGCATCATCGAGGACCGCACCCAGGATCAGCGCGTGGCGGCATGATGCGTCACGTGGCAAGGCCGTGGATTGCCCTGCCTTGACGTCGCCTTGATCTGCATCAAGAACGGCCACGCCGGGCGGACTAGCGTGCCCGGAACGGAGGCCTGTCCATGATCCGACGTCTGGGGATTCCCTTTGCTACCCGCCTCGGCGCTGCGGCGCTGCTCACGCTCGCCGTCGTCGCGCCGGTGCATCAGGCTGCCGCGCAGGACGTACTCGGCGGAGCGATCCTCGGCGGCGCCGGCGGAGCGATCCTGGGCGGCGCGATCGGCGGCGGCCGGGGCGCTGCGATCGGCGCCGTGATCGGGGCCGGTACCGGAGCTGCAATCGCGGCCGATGGCGAGCGCCGTCGTGGCGGCTATTATTCCTATCGCAATGGCTGCTATTTGCAGCGCGGCGACGGCTCATGGGTCCGCGCACACCCGCGCTACTGCTACTAAGCCTTATCCGCCGGTCGAATCGGCCGCTTGGCGGCGCAACGAACGCGCGGCCGGTGGCTTTGTCGCGCGCTCCAGCGCGTTGATGACGCGCGGATCCTCGCAATGCGCGACGTTGAAGCGCATCATCGTCGCGGCGGATTGCGCCGCGCTGAAGACGTCGCCGGGCGCGAGCACCACGTGTTCATCGAGCGCGGCCTGGGCCACCTCGATTGCCGTACAGCCGTCCGGCAACCTGCACCACAGATGAAAGCCGCCGCGCGGCATCAGCCATGGGGCGATACCGATGCGCTGCAGCCGTGCCGCCACGCGCGGCCGTGCTCGCCCAAGCCGTGCGCGCAGCTCCTCGACGTGCTTGCGGTAGCTGCCGCTGGTCAGCACCTGGGTCAGGGTCTCCGCGGCGAATTGTCCGGGACCGCCGAAGCCGGTCGCGATCTGCAGGTCGATCAGCGGTTCGATCCAGTCCGCGCGCGCCGCGATGTATCCGCAGCGCACCGAGGCCGACAGTGTCTTGGAGAAGCTGCCGACCAGGATCACCCGCGTCAGCCCGTCGAGTGCGGCGAGCCGCGGCGACGGCTCGGGTTCGAAATCGCCGTAGATGTCGTCCTCGACGATGATCGTGTCATGCGCCGACGCGGCGTTGAGCAGCCGGTGCGCCGTCTGCAGCGACAGCGTCGCCCCGGTCGGATTGTGCAGGCCGGAATTGGTGATGTAGAGCCGCGGGCGCTCGGCCGCGAGTATCGCCTCGAACTGCGCGATGTCGGGTCCGCCCGGCGTCATCGGCACGCTGATGATCCGCGCCTGATGCGCGCGCAGCAGCGCGAGGAAGTTGAAATAGCAGGGATCGTCGACCAGCACGGCGTCGCCGGCACCCAGCAGCATGCGGCAGATCAGGTCGATCGCCTGCGTGCCGGACGAGGTCAGCACCAACTGCTCGCTGAACGCGTCGATGCCGATGCCGGCAAGGCGGCCCTGCAGCAGCCGTCGTAGCGCCGGCGATCCTCGCGCTCCGCCATAATCGCTCAGAACAGGGCCGGCGCTGCGCGCCAGCGCGCGGACCGCGCGCCGCAGCGCGTCCTGCGGCATCCACTCGGCCGGCAGCCAGCCGCAGCCGGGCGTCAGCGTTCCCGGTCCGGCGTCGAGCGACTGCCGCGACACCCAGAACGGGTCGACCGCGCGCGGACGGCGCGGCTCGCGATCGGCGAGGGCCAGCGGCGGCAGCGCCGTGTCGGCGACATAGAAGCCGGAGCCGCGCCGGGCACGGATCACGCCCTCGGCGGCGAGCCGGTCATAGGCCTCGACCACCGTGGCCGGCGACACGCCCATCGCCGCGGCGAAGGCGCGGATCGAGGGCAGGCGCTGGCCGGCGCTGAGCGCGCGCGTCGCCAGACGCTGCCGGATCGCATCGACCACGGCGATGGTCCGCGAGCCGCCTCGGCGGGAATCGGGCGTCCCTGGTCCCAAGTGTGTTGCCCTTTGCATCAGTACAGATTGTCAAAATTGTATCGGTCTGTCGCTGCCGCAACAAGCCCGATCGGGCTATGGGATCTGCAAGGAGGAGCCGTGCATGAAGGGATCGATCGAGGGCTGGGGGAGCGGCATCATCGGCATGACGATCTTCAGCGGCTCGCTGCCGGCGACGCGGGCGGCACTGGAGGGTTTTTCGCCGCTGTTCCTGACGGGCGCACGCGCGACACTCGCGGCCGTGCTGGGCGCGCTTTGTCTCACGCTGTTGCGGCAGCCGCTTCCCGGCCGGCGCGACCTGATGTCGCTGGCGGTCGTGTCGCTCGGTGTCGTCATCGGCTTTCCGCTGCTCACCGCCCTGGCGCTCCAGCACATCACCTCGGCCCATGCGATCGTGTTCGTCGGTCTGCTGCCGTTGTCGACCGCCTTGTTCGGCGTGCTGCGCGGCGGCGAGCGGCCGCGGCCGTTGTTCTGGCTGTTCGCAGCACTTGGCGCTGCGGCGGTCTCGGGCTTCGCCCTGTCGCGGGACGGCGTCGCGGCGCCGATCGGCGATCTCGCGATGATCGCTGCGATCGTCGTCTGCGGCCTGGGCTATGCCGAGGGCGCCATGCTCACCCGCCGGCTCGGCGGCTGGCAGGTGATCTCGTGGGCGCTGCTGTTGTCTGCACCGCTGATGCTGTCGATGGCGGTGCTGACGCTGCCCGGCGCGTCACACGACATCACGGCCGCGGCGTGGCTGGGCCTCGCCTACGTCTCCGTCTTCAGCATGTTCGTCGGCTTCGCCTTCTGGTACCGCGGGCTCGCGCGCGGCGGCACTGCGACGGTGGGCCAACTGCAACTGCTGCAGCCCTTCCTCGGCCTCGGTTTCGCGAGCCTGCTGCTGCATGAGCCGGTGTCGGCAACGATGATTGCCGCAGCCGGAATCGTCGTCCTCTGTGTGGCAATGGCGCGCCGCTGGGCATGAGCCGTCGGCGGCTATTTGCGATGATAGAGTCCAGTGAAGCTGACGCCGGCACCGCCGCAATCATTGTTGTCCTCGACCAGCAGAAGCGCGCCGATTCGCTGCAGGCGCACGCGGCACTCGTCGCCGGCATTCGGCCGCTCGAACGGTGTGCTGCCGTCGTCGACGAAGGCGATCAGGCCGCCCTTGGGCTCTGCCGTCGCGCCGAGCGATCCGTTGCGCAACTCGCGCCCGGCCGGCAACACCTGATCGCCTTCGATCCTGAGCCGGTTGCCGGCCTCCTTCCTGATCGTCAGTCCCCCTCCAGGGTGCTCCCAGCTTCCGGACCAGTCGGCCGTCGCCGGCGCGGCCATCGGCTCGACGGCGGTGAGGGCTGCGCGCGGCAACCAGCCGGTGGTCCAGATCTGGGCCTTCGCATGCGGCTGCTGGTAGCTGACGCAGACGAAATCGCCGCGGGTCCTTCCGACCAGCACGAGGTCGTCGCGGACGAGGTAAGCCTTCTTCCGGCAGGCGTCGGTCGCAGCGGGACAGCCTGCGGCCTTGAAGTCATCGTCATAGGCACTCTTGACGAAGTTCACGCGTGGCTGGCCGCTCACTTTGGCGACGACGAGCGGCCGCGCATCGTCCCAGCCGATGCCATTGCAATTGGCGGGGTCGTCGGCGTCGTAGGCGGCGGCCGCCGTGACGGTCAGGACGCCGAGGATCAGTCCGATGAAGGGCGCGCGCATCCGTCATTCCTCTCCACGCTTCGCCCGCATTAGCCGGCGCGGGAAGACGTCCGGTTCAAACCGGCCCGACGTTTCGTCCATCCCGCGGCGATCTTTTGGCAGCTCCGACCGCAGCACGCTGCATGCGTCGTCTCGTCGGCGTCGCGCCTTCACATCACCCCGATGCTCTTCAGGCTGGTATGGCCATTCCTTCCGACGATGATGTGATCGTGAACCGTGATGCCGAGCGGCTTGGCGATCTCCACGATCGTCTTGGTCATCCGGATGTCGGCCTGCGACGGCGTCGGATCGCCCGAAGGGTGATTGTGCATGAGCGTGGCGCCGCAGCTATCCAATTGATATATTGCAGCTTTTCGAAAATCGTCGACCTCATGGGGACGGGGAATGGGGACGGTAGCGCGTGACGAAACGTGATCATCATCCTTGATCAAACTCGGTCACGATCAGTCGTCTAGACGCACGCACGCCACCATGTTTCGCTTGTCCCAGGCGTCGAGTTGATCAATCGGATAGAGAACCGCTTTGCCGATTTTGACGAAGGCCGGCCCGACACGCATCGCTCGCCAATTCCGCAGCGTCCCTACGCTCACTGCTCCGCGATAGCGTTCCGAGACTTCCTCCGCAGTCAGATATTTTCGATCTCCCATGCTGTCACTCCAGATCACAATGGGCCCGATCGAGCATTTATGATCCCGGTCAGACATAGAACCTGAATGAATCATGGGTAGTGCGAGGGACGGTGAACGGCGGCGAATAGGCGTCCAATAGGTCGGCGCCGCTGACGTCGGCTATGCATCCGACAGTGACACTCGGTCCGACGAGTCTTGTCAGAGGCCGGGCCGTAAGCTGCCGTCGATGCACCCGACCGAGAAGGTCCGTAATGGGCCAACAGCGGACAAGAGAATGAAGTAGGCCGCGAGTAGAGCCGCACAGTTATCGATGGAATTGGCGTGCAAAAATGGACCGATTCCCGGGGTGATCGGCATCAAACGAGGCCCAGGTACAGCGGGCCGATTATCGTGTTCTTCAGCTCTTGAAAGTCGAGGTCAGCATGCTGGTGGCTGCTGCATTTCGGAGAGTTGCGAGGACGCGGGCCAGCTCTTAGACTGGTATTGTGACCTTTATCCTCATCCCAGGTGCGTGGCTCGGCGAATGGTGCTGGCGCGAAGTGACACGCCGGCTGGACGAGGCGGGTTGGCAGTCGATCGCCATCACGCTGCCGGGCCTTGGCGAGCGGGCTAATCTGCTCAACCCTGATATTGGGCTTGATGCCCACGTTTCTGACGTCGTGTCGCTGTTGAGCGACAGGGCCCTCCGCAACGTCACGCTTGTTGGCCATAGCTACGGCGGCACTGTCATCAGCGCGGTTGCTGAACAGCTGCCCGATCGAGTGAGCTGCCTGGTTTTTCTCGACGCTTCTATCCCGCAGGATGGTCAGTCGAATAATGACGTGCTGGGGTCCGAATGGGCGGACCGTATTCGAGCCACGGCTCGCGAGACGGGCGACGGATGGCGCGTGCCGCCACCCTCATCTCTGGATGTGCCGGACGACATCAACATCTGGGCCGCTCAGAAGCTGACGCCGCATCCTCTGCGCTCTTTCGAGGATCCTGTACGGCTGCGATCCCCAACCGCCGCTCGTATTAGGCGTGTGTTCTTGCGATCGTCGACGCACGTCCCACTCTATGATCGACTCATGGAACGCGCGCGAGCCGCAGGCTGGCAATGCGGGGACGTGCCAGGCGGGCACTACTCGATGCTGACCGCCCCGCAAGCCGTCGCCGAAGCCTTTGGCGCGCTCATGACATAGTTGATGCCGCTTGGCCATTAGGAGATGTACTGTGACGGAGCGTAGTCGTTCAACCACAATTCGCTTCGATAACCAGGTGGCTGTCGTCACCGGAGCGGGCCGCGGTCTAGGAGCTGCCTACGCGCATCTTCTTGCCAACCGTGGTGCGCGCGTCGTCGTCCATGATGCCGGCGTTGCTAAGGATGGCAGTGGCTTTGATCCCTCTGTGGCAGATGGCGTCGCGCGTCAGATTGTCGACGCGGGCGGCAGCGCAGTGGCCTGCCATGAGAACCTGGAGGAAGCCATTGGATGCAAGCGCGTCATCGAGTTTACGATGGACACCTTTGGTCGTCTCGACGTCCTGATTCACAATGCCGGGCTGGTAATCTTCGCACCCCTAGAGGAGACAACGCCGCAAGTCTGGAACCGAATGGTCAATCTTGGTGTGCACGCACCGTTCCATCTGCTCCAGTCGGCAATCCCTCATATGATCCGCCAAGCCTATGGACGCGTCGTGTTGACCACGTCGGGCCGCGCATTACGGGTCGCTGATAACGTGCCGGGGTTGACCGGCTATGCAGTCGGCAAGATGGCGCAACTTGGTCTGATGGTTGGCATCGCCGCCGAGACTCGGGATGCCGGCATCCGTATCAACGCGATCTCACCAGTTGCAGCAACGCGGATATTGCGTCGCCATGCGCCAGAACTCAAACCCGAGCTCGTTGCCCCTGGTGTTATCTTTCTGGCTTCGCCAGCTTGCGACGCGTCCGGCGTGGTTCTAAGTGCGGCGGGGGGACGGTTCTCGGGCGACCAGTGGAGCAGAGCCGCCGGCGTCGACTTCGGCCCTGAGCCAATAGCTCCGGAGATGATTGCGGCGCGCTGGTATGACATCGTCCAGCAAGGCTGAGCCCCCCGTAAGACATCCGTCCGCGGTGGTTGCAAGTCCGCTTTGGGTCGATTTCGTTGAAAAAGTCAGCAGTTGCGACGCAGAGATATCGGTGATTCAGTCTGTCTAGTGGGCAGGACTGAAGGTCATGATGGGGCATCGGCAAGTCGAACAGGCTGCGTTGTTCTATGAGTTCTCGCTGGAAAG
This region of Bradyrhizobium sp. SZCCHNS1050 genomic DNA includes:
- a CDS encoding ABC transporter ATP-binding protein; translated protein: MSSPLSSERAVATAVRLRGVTKVYESGVAALGPIDLTIAKGEFVSLLGPSGCGKSTALRLIAGLARPSGGAVDVAASASETHPGHRIGFVFQEPTLMPWTSVRDNVGLPLKLAHVPAMEARPRIDAALAQVGLSDFADAFPRELSGGMKMRASLARALVTRPDILLMDEPFAALDEITRFRLNNDLLALWRSLNMTVLFVTHSVFESVYLSQRVLVMTARPGRLSAEIRIDVDSRDDAFRASPDYAAYCRRVSDALAPAYTGVHAL
- a CDS encoding ABC transporter permease — protein: MTAWELVVRVNGIQPYVLPGPLLILKTLVADWDILAQSLLTTLVTTLEGFIAAALGGIALALLFNQSRWLEWALFPYAVVLQVTPVIAVAPLLLIYLPQQTAVVVCAWIVGFFPVLSNTALGLNSVDRNLAGLFQLYGASRWQTLRYLKLPAALPYILGGLRIAGGLSLIGAVVAEIAAGSAGAGSGLAYRIAESGYRLNIPRMFAALVLLSVAGIVIYGLLALVSHLVLRRWHESALGKDS
- a CDS encoding 2-hydroxyacid dehydrogenase gives rise to the protein MAATSSDKIDVLIYGPLRPILEKGFPDGFTVHHATTQADLEALPADVKGRIRGVAVTFHTVKTDAAVMAMLPKLEMIASFGVGYDHIAAAHAGQHGIIVTNTPDVLTEEVADVALGLLIATCREFIKADRFVRSGEWTSKPYPLSVGSLRDRTVGMVGMGRIGQAIARRLEASLVPVVYHSRNPAAGVTNKHYPDLLAMARDVDTLVVIVPGGAGTNKIVNAEVLKALGPRGVVVNVARGSVIDEQALVEALKSGTILGAGLDVFEKEPAVPDALKAMDNVVLLPHIGSAAIVTRNAMDQLVVDNLKVWFAGKPPLTPVPETPVKGR
- a CDS encoding AprI/Inh family metalloprotease inhibitor, with product MIGQWELATTERSKTCVVTLKPDAAPRGQKLELEPGCAAALPFTKDIAGWTVKGLDIVSLQAANGEAVIDFTEVEAGIFEGLRQGEGVYILQNLAAARSLAKSMDQMIGDWAMVRGNGATICSLVLTNNDAGHDNFQVFVKPKCDPMIAAFAPSQWRLEHGQMMLMSDRGETWRFEADDNAQWRLVPDSANPLIMLRQ
- a CDS encoding PAS-domain containing protein, with amino-acid sequence MRELLRRFNRSLPSFSLNDKISAAAAAFAVLVMLSTLGALSALREQRLFYDRLEALSIAARNIERTNALIYAVVMESRGIYMSLDRTVARRYADSQLAKIAQLSKVVDEWESRVTDDDAALFAPFRKRIDQFVAFRTEMARQTISVGSSAARELGDNDENRAVRTALNEDLEKLSRLYSDRTRELGEAADARGMAAFYLGTLGAVIIVLIAAAALALRWGVLMPLLDIARVTDRIAAGRIKLKIPHARRHDEIGRVAHAVETFQNGAFRIQELEQHEVEIERQHADILREHERLERGALSNQQRLDAAVANMAQGLIMLDSFGYVLIVNEQYRKLYGVPASVAKPGAHVREILAHRAKLGLLREKPSEFLAALRERMKARRAEIVEVELADGRIIRISERPMEGGGWIATHEDFTAQRRAERKLVRAEYFLAALLENIPQAVLAKDAQSLRYMFVNRAAERLFGVPRSDIIGRTPGELFSAPTGAILEEAARDQFAEHGDDEPRAHSILTPGNGPRDIVVRRLPVSIGEGEPKYLLSIIEDRTQDQRVAA
- a CDS encoding PLP-dependent aminotransferase family protein, translating into MQRATHLGPGTPDSRRGGSRTIAVVDAIRQRLATRALSAGQRLPSIRAFAAAMGVSPATVVEAYDRLAAEGVIRARRGSGFYVADTALPPLALADREPRRPRAVDPFWVSRQSLDAGPGTLTPGCGWLPAEWMPQDALRRAVRALARSAGPVLSDYGGARGSPALRRLLQGRLAGIGIDAFSEQLVLTSSGTQAIDLICRMLLGAGDAVLVDDPCYFNFLALLRAHQARIISVPMTPGGPDIAQFEAILAAERPRLYITNSGLHNPTGATLSLQTAHRLLNAASAHDTIIVEDDIYGDFEPEPSPRLAALDGLTRVILVGSFSKTLSASVRCGYIAARADWIEPLIDLQIATGFGGPGQFAAETLTQVLTSGSYRKHVEELRARLGRARPRVAARLQRIGIAPWLMPRGGFHLWCRLPDGCTAIEVAQAALDEHVVLAPGDVFSAAQSAATMMRFNVAHCEDPRVINALERATKPPAARSLRRQAADSTGG
- a CDS encoding DMT family transporter, which gives rise to MKGSIEGWGSGIIGMTIFSGSLPATRAALEGFSPLFLTGARATLAAVLGALCLTLLRQPLPGRRDLMSLAVVSLGVVIGFPLLTALALQHITSAHAIVFVGLLPLSTALFGVLRGGERPRPLFWLFAALGAAAVSGFALSRDGVAAPIGDLAMIAAIVVCGLGYAEGAMLTRRLGGWQVISWALLLSAPLMLSMAVLTLPGASHDITAAAWLGLAYVSVFSMFVGFAFWYRGLARGGTATVGQLQLLQPFLGLGFASLLLHEPVSATMIAAAGIVVLCVAMARRWA
- a CDS encoding JAB domain-containing protein, translated to MIKDDDHVSSRATVPIPRPHEVDDFRKAAIYQLDSCGATLMHNHPSGDPTPSQADIRMTKTIVEIAKPLGITVHDHIIVGRNGHTSLKSIGVM
- a CDS encoding helix-turn-helix domain-containing protein, which produces MGDRKYLTAEEVSERYRGAVSVGTLRNWRAMRVGPAFVKIGKAVLYPIDQLDAWDKRNMVACVRLDD
- a CDS encoding alpha/beta fold hydrolase, producing MTFILIPGAWLGEWCWREVTRRLDEAGWQSIAITLPGLGERANLLNPDIGLDAHVSDVVSLLSDRALRNVTLVGHSYGGTVISAVAEQLPDRVSCLVFLDASIPQDGQSNNDVLGSEWADRIRATARETGDGWRVPPPSSLDVPDDINIWAAQKLTPHPLRSFEDPVRLRSPTAARIRRVFLRSSTHVPLYDRLMERARAAGWQCGDVPGGHYSMLTAPQAVAEAFGALMT
- a CDS encoding SDR family NAD(P)-dependent oxidoreductase yields the protein MTERSRSTTIRFDNQVAVVTGAGRGLGAAYAHLLANRGARVVVHDAGVAKDGSGFDPSVADGVARQIVDAGGSAVACHENLEEAIGCKRVIEFTMDTFGRLDVLIHNAGLVIFAPLEETTPQVWNRMVNLGVHAPFHLLQSAIPHMIRQAYGRVVLTTSGRALRVADNVPGLTGYAVGKMAQLGLMVGIAAETRDAGIRINAISPVAATRILRRHAPELKPELVAPGVIFLASPACDASGVVLSAAGGRFSGDQWSRAAGVDFGPEPIAPEMIAARWYDIVQQG